In a single window of the Thermoflexus sp. genome:
- a CDS encoding RpiB/LacA/LacB family sugar-phosphate isomerase: protein MRIVVGSDERTHVTDVVLEELRRRGFEVEPVGPLAGVQQSWSEVARIVAEKVARGEADEGILFCWTGTGVSIAANKVPGIRAALCEDAETARGARLWNNANVLCMSLRRTSEAIAREILDAWFNTRYIPNPEDEACLAQVAEIERTYWKTSEPITTG from the coding sequence ATGCGCATCGTCGTTGGAAGCGATGAGCGCACCCACGTGACGGATGTCGTCCTGGAGGAGTTGCGGCGGCGGGGGTTCGAGGTGGAGCCGGTCGGCCCCCTCGCCGGCGTCCAGCAATCCTGGTCTGAGGTGGCCCGGATTGTGGCGGAGAAGGTCGCGCGGGGAGAGGCGGATGAGGGGATTCTGTTCTGCTGGACGGGGACCGGGGTGAGCATCGCCGCCAACAAGGTCCCGGGGATCCGGGCCGCCCTCTGCGAGGACGCTGAGACCGCTCGAGGGGCTCGCCTCTGGAACAACGCCAATGTGCTCTGTATGAGTTTGCGCCGGACTTCCGAGGCGATCGCCCGGGAGATCCTGGACGCCTGGTTCAACACCCGTTATATCCCGAACCCGGAAGATGAGGCCTGCTTGGCTCAGGTTGCGGAGATCGAGCGGACTTACTGGAAGACCTCTGAGCCCATTACCACCGGGTGA